Below is a window of Dissulfuribacter thermophilus DNA.
GATGATTATATACTTTTTTGGCATGACGGTGCGCTCGGAGACCTTTTAATCTCTGTCCCATGTATTCTTACAGTAAAAGAGTTAGAAAATAGTTTTAACTCCACCCTGATAGCACGTGGGGAACAGGCTCGTCTCCTCACTCAATTGGGCGTGGTAAAAGACTTTATTCCCTCTAACTCTAGCTGTCTCTTATCATTGTTTAATAATCAATCAAATGAAATTATCGAAGGAGCAAGGGCAGTAATCCTGTTTACAAGAAATCCGAATTCTGATCTATCAGCCACTTTAAAAAGATTAAAAGGAAGCAGTTTCAAAATTATAAATACAAATCCGTACACCTCAAATAATGGACCAAGGTCCCTGTATATTTATCAAATAGAACAGGCAAAGAGTCTCTATGGAATAAAAGATGGAAGGACTATATTAAATAGAGTGCCTTGTGAACGATCCCCTTCAAACAGCATCATTATTCACCCTGGAAGTGGAGGCAAAAGAAAGTGTTGGCCTTCAGAAAAGTTTAGAGAACTGGCTCTTGCTCTTAAAAGACATTTCATTGACATTAGAATCAAAATGATAATCGGGCCAACTGAGGAAGAAAGAATCCACGATTTCAGACCACTATTTGACATCACAGGTATAGAATTAATCAGGAATGCCGCTCTAATCGACATTTATAATGAACTAAAATCTTCACTCCTATACATAGGAAACGATTCCGGCATTTCGCATCTAGCAGCGTTCACCGGCATTCCAACAATCATCATATTTGGCCCTACTGATCCGGCTATTTGGGCACCACCGTATCCATGGGTAAAGATAGTCTCACTTAGAAACGCACACAATCTGGGCCAAATGCAAGAAAAAGGACCCGAAAGGCTGTCCCCTGGACCTCAAACGCCTTACCACCAAACAGATGGAACGCTATGTGAAGGCCCATGTCCCTTGGACTACTTTAATTGCCAGAATAGAGAATGCCTTTTAAACATCTCTGTAGAAGATGTGTTCAATGCGGCAATTAAAACCATTTCCATGTAGGAAGCCTTTTGCCGCGCTCATCAGGTTGCTCCACTTTAGCCTGCTCCCCACTTAGATGTCCTAGATCCTGTCTTGAAAATTCAGTTTCTTTTTTCTCAAATTCCTTCTTGGCCTTCTTTGTTTCTTTTTCTCTATGTTGTTCTAGCGCCATTAGCTCTTCAGGGGTAGGCACAGGAAGGTTTGACGTATAGGCAGGAAGGCCCTCAACATCTTTTGCCTTGGCTTTGTCTCTCCACTTAAACAGAGAAAAGATCCCCTCTGACTCTCTTAAATTTTTTTCGTCCTCAGGTGGCAGATCAGGCGAGAGCTCAATTTCCATCTCGCTAGGCCGACCTCTTTTCTCTACATGCAACTGAGATGATAATTCCATGGGCCTAGTCTCAACCTGCTTTTGAGAAGGCCCAGGGGGGATTGGGCCTTGGGAAAGATAGTCACGATCTGTCTCTAAATAGCCTACTATATCTTTTGAAAGCTCATCAATTGCCGTGATAAGACCGTCCTCACTTTCTACCTTCCTTTCAAACTCCCTCTCCACTGCCTCAGCATCCTTTTTTCCTAGCCTCCTCAAGACCAAATGGACCAGTAACTCTTTGTTCCCAACCTTTTTAAGATAGCCAGTTAGACTATATTCTGTCTCACTTGAAGTTTTTTCTGCCTTATAGGCCCTAATTCCAGCGCTTGACAGCCTTGAAAGCAAAATTTCTTGTATTCCCCTTGAAAGATAGGCCCTGTTAAGACCACCTTTCAAATCAATGGATTTGACCTCAATTGAAGAGGCATAGGCCATTGATTGCGAATAGAGCCCCAACAAGAAAACTGCAAAAATAAACATCATCATTCTTTTTAACTTCATATATGCCTCCTATGGCTGCGCAGAGCCTCTTAAACTCTCAAGAATGAAAAAACTACCCTTAGACCATTCCCAATTTTTTCATCTTCT
It encodes the following:
- a CDS encoding glycosyltransferase family 9 protein, coding for MDDYILFWHDGALGDLLISVPCILTVKELENSFNSTLIARGEQARLLTQLGVVKDFIPSNSSCLLSLFNNQSNEIIEGARAVILFTRNPNSDLSATLKRLKGSSFKIINTNPYTSNNGPRSLYIYQIEQAKSLYGIKDGRTILNRVPCERSPSNSIIIHPGSGGKRKCWPSEKFRELALALKRHFIDIRIKMIIGPTEEERIHDFRPLFDITGIELIRNAALIDIYNELKSSLLYIGNDSGISHLAAFTGIPTIIIFGPTDPAIWAPPYPWVKIVSLRNAHNLGQMQEKGPERLSPGPQTPYHQTDGTLCEGPCPLDYFNCQNRECLLNISVEDVFNAAIKTISM